Proteins encoded in a region of the Carassius auratus strain Wakin chromosome 21, ASM336829v1, whole genome shotgun sequence genome:
- the fam216a gene encoding protein FAM216A, protein MKKHVKFIENSDKSRPYHKKSLLPLRPSGLNHVQTGKTNSVFGHKIQRPATVQIPEQDRDIKTIHIPKTITAAPFLQHPGLTPGQKRFLYSIAEAYSKDHMRQLICQHYMNVLHRCIRTVPDANVNLNVKLQVSTYTPQEEPKTNSQSASTSKTKESGKRSSEKVKKTTFPKIVKHQSTFSGFAKSNKIHSRKRRTTPAKHASSRESHPWEDDFEWEAAELDSYIAGHMSGLSFNESEDDDEDFLFLS, encoded by the exons ATGAAAAAGCACGTGAAATTCATTGAAAACAGCGATAAAAGTCGTCCTTACCACAAAAAGTCGCTTTTGCCTTTAAG GCCATCTGGTCTCAACCATGTGCAAACTG GCAAAACAAACTCAGTATTTGGACACAAAATACAAAGACCTGCAACTGTACAAATTCCAGAACAAGATCGGGACATTAAAACTATTCATATCCCTAAAACCATAACTGCTGCTCCATTTTTACAG CACCCAGGCCTGACACCCGGACAGAAGCGTTTTCTGTATAGTATCGCAGAGGCCTACAGTAAAGATCACATGCGGCAGTTAATATGTCAACACTATATGAATGTATTACACCGCTGTATCAGGACAG TGCCAGATGCGAATGTGAATCTAAACGTGAAGCTGCAGGTGTCAACATACACCCCACAAGAGGAGCCCAAGACAAATTCTCAAAGTGCATCTACGAGCAAGACGAAAGAAAGTGGAAAACGATCTTCAGAGAAAGTCAAGAAAACAACTTTTCCCAAAATTGTCAAGCATCAAAG TACGTTCTCTGGATTTGCAAAATCAAACAAGATACATTCAAGAAAGAGAAGGACTACCCCTGCAAAACATGCTTCGTCACGGG AATCACATCCATGGGAAGATGACTTTGAATGGGAGGCGGCTGAATTGGACTCTTATATTGCTGGACACATGAGTGGCCTGTCTTTCAATGAATCGGAAGACGATGACGAGGACTTTCTATTCCTCAGCTAA
- the LOC113038701 gene encoding ubiquitin-conjugating enzyme E2 G1-like, giving the protein MTEQSALLLRKQLAELNKNPVEGFSAGLIDDDDIYQWEVVVIGPQDTLFEGGFFKAHLIFPHDYPLRPPKMKFITEIWHPNVAKNGDVCISILHEPGEDKFGYEKPEERWLPIHTVETIMISVISMLADPNGDSPANVDAAKEWREDPNGEFKRKVARCVRKSQEMAFD; this is encoded by the exons ATGACTGAGCAATCGGCCCTGCTTCTGCGAAAACAGCTAGCAG AGCTCAATAAAAACCCAGTGGAAGGTTTTTCTGCTGGTCtgattgatgatgatgatatctATCAGTGGGAAGTTGTCGTGATCGGCCCTCAAGACACACTGTT TGAAGGTGGATTTTTTAAGGCGCATCTCATTTTTCCTCATGATTATCCACTTCGGCCTCCCAAGATGAAGTTTATTACGGAGATTTGGCATCCTAATG TCGCAAAGAATGGGGATGTGTGCATCTCCATCCTTCATGAGCCAGGAGAGGATAAATTTGGTTATGAGAAACCTGAGGAGCGTTGGCTGCCCATCCACACCGTAGAGACCATCATGATTAGTGTGATCTCCATGTTAGCTGACCCCAATGGTGACTCGCCAGCCAATGTGGATGCAGCT AAAGAGTGGCGAGAGGATCCCAACGGCGAGTTCAAGAGGAAAGTCGCCCGCTGTGTGAGGAAAAGCCAAGAAATGGCATTCGACTAG
- the vps29 gene encoding vacuolar protein sorting-associated protein 29 isoform X2 has product MLVLVLGDLHIPHRCNTLPAKFKKLLVPGKIQHILCTGNLCTKESYDYLKTLAGDVHIVRGDFDENLNYPEQKVVTVGQFKIGLIHGHQVIPWGDMASLALLQRQLDVDILISGHTHKFEAFENENKFYINPGSATGAYCALESNITPSFVLMDIQASTVVTYVYQLIGDDVKVERIEYKKS; this is encoded by the exons ATG CTGGTCCTTGTGTTAGGTGACCTTCACATTCCCCACCGATGCAACACCCTGCCTGCCAAATTCAAGAAGTTGCTAGTGCCTGGCAAAATTCAGCACATCCTCTGCACGGGAAACCTTTGTACAAAAGAGAGCTATGACTACCTGAAAACACTCGCTGGAGACGTGCACATTGTCAGAGGAGACTTCGATGAG AACTTGAATTATCCAGAGCAGAAGGTGGTGACGGTGGGGCAGTTCAAAATCGGTCTGATCCACGGACACCAAGTGATCCCGTGGGGTGACATGGCGAGCTTGGCACTGCTTCAAAGGCAGCTGGATGTGGATATCCTCATTTCTggtcacacacacaaatttgAGGCGTTTGAGAATGAAAATAAGTTTTATATTAACCCTGGCTctgccacaggggcctattgtgcactggAAAG CAACATCACACCATCTTTTGTTTTGATGGACATTCAAGCATCTACAGTGGTAACGTATGTCTATCAGCTCATTGGAGACGACGTCAAAGTCGAGAGAATCGAGTACAAAAAGTCTTAA
- the gpn3 gene encoding GPN-loop GTPase 3, translating into MPRYAQLVMGPAGSGKSTYCATMLEHCQALNRSVQVVNLDPAAEHFEYPVMADIRELIHVDDVMEDDSLRFGPNGGLIFCMEYFANNFDWLEESLGHVEDDYILFDCPGQIELYTHLPVMKQLVEQLQQWEFRVCGIFLVDSQFMVENFKFISGVMAALSAMVILEIPQINIMTKMDLLSPKAKKEIEKYLDPDMYSMMEDNSVSLRSKKFKKLTKAICGLIDDYSMVRFLPFDRTDEEGISIVLQHIDFSIQYGEDLEFKEPKEIDGEPSNTNFDEFFQDRDDS; encoded by the exons ATGCCTCGATACGCTCAACTAGTGATGGGACCTGCCGGAAGTGGAAAG aGTACTTACTGTGCCACGATGTTAGAGCATTGTCAGGCCCTCAATCGATCTGTACAGGTGGTGAATCTGGATCCAGCTGCAGAACATTTTGAATATCCTGTCATGGCAG ACATACGAGAACTGATTCACGTAGATGACGTAATGGAGGATGACTCTCTGAGATTCGGCCCCAATGGAGGACTGATCTTCTGTATGGAGTACTTCGCCAACAACTTTGACTGGCTGGAGGAGAGTCTTGGTCATGTGGAGGATGACTACATACTCTTTGATTGCCCTG GTCAGATCGAGTTGTACACACATCTGCCTGTAATGAAGCAGCTTGTGGAGCAATTGCAGCAGTGGGAGTTTCGTGTGTGTGGAATCTTCCTGGTTGACTCACAGTTCATGGTCGAGAACTTCAAG tttATCTCTGGAGTTATGGCTGCTTTGAGTGCTATGGTGATATTAGAAATCCCACAAATCAACATAATGACCAAAATGGATCTACTCAGTCCAAAGGCTAAGAAAGAAATAGAGAA GTATCTGGACCCAGATATGTACTCAATGATGGAGGACAACTCTGTATCTTTGAGAAGCAAGAAATTTAAGAAACTAACCAAGGCCATATGTGGTTTG ATTGATGATTACAGCATGGTTCGTTTCCTGCCCTTTGACCGCACTGATGAAGAGGGTATCAGCATTGTCCTGCAGCACATTGATTTCTCCATACAATATGGTGAAGATCTGGAGTTTAAAGAGCCCAAG gAAATCGATGGGGAACCCAGTAACACAAATTTTGACGAGTTCTTCCAAGACCGAGATGATTCTTGA
- the arpc3 gene encoding actin-related protein 2/3 complex subunit 3 produces MPAYHSSLMDADTKLVGNMAMLPLKTQFKGPAAKETKDTDIIEEAIYYFKANVFFKNYEIKNEADRTLIYTTLYISECLKKLQKCSSRSQGEKEMYTLGITNFPIPGEPGFPLNAMYVKPSNKQEEETMRAYLQQIRQETGLRLCDRVFDPQTDKPSKWWVCFVKKQFMNKSLSAPGQ; encoded by the exons ATGCCG GCTTACCACTCAAGCCTGATGGATGCAGACACCAAACTGGTGGGGAATATGGCAATGTTACCCCTCAAAACACAGTTTAAGGGTCCTGCTGCTAAAGAAA CCAAAGACACGGATATTATCGAAGAGGCCATCTACTACTTCAAAGCCAATGTTTTCTTCAAGAATTATGAAATTAAG AATGAGGCCGATCGAACTTTGATCTACACCACTCTTTACATCTCTGAATGCCTCAAGAAGCTCCAGAAG TGCAGTTCAAGGAGTCAAGGAGAGAAGGAGATGTACACGCTGGGAATTACCAACTTTCCCATCCCCGGAGAACCTGGCTTCCCTCTGAATGCCATGTATGTGAAACCCTCCAACAAACAGGAGGAAG AAACGATGAGAGCTTACCTGCAACAAATCCGACAGGAGACGGGACTGAGATTGTGTGACCGTGTGTTCGACCCGCAGACAGACAAACCAAGCAAG TGGTGGGTgtgttttgtgaagaaacagttcATGAACAAAAGTCTTTCTGCACCTGGCCAGTAA
- the vps29 gene encoding vacuolar protein sorting-associated protein 29 isoform X1 yields the protein MAGHRLVLVLGDLHIPHRCNTLPAKFKKLLVPGKIQHILCTGNLCTKESYDYLKTLAGDVHIVRGDFDENLNYPEQKVVTVGQFKIGLIHGHQVIPWGDMASLALLQRQLDVDILISGHTHKFEAFENENKFYINPGSATGAYCALESNITPSFVLMDIQASTVVTYVYQLIGDDVKVERIEYKKS from the exons ATG GCTGGTCACAGA CTGGTCCTTGTGTTAGGTGACCTTCACATTCCCCACCGATGCAACACCCTGCCTGCCAAATTCAAGAAGTTGCTAGTGCCTGGCAAAATTCAGCACATCCTCTGCACGGGAAACCTTTGTACAAAAGAGAGCTATGACTACCTGAAAACACTCGCTGGAGACGTGCACATTGTCAGAGGAGACTTCGATGAG AACTTGAATTATCCAGAGCAGAAGGTGGTGACGGTGGGGCAGTTCAAAATCGGTCTGATCCACGGACACCAAGTGATCCCGTGGGGTGACATGGCGAGCTTGGCACTGCTTCAAAGGCAGCTGGATGTGGATATCCTCATTTCTggtcacacacacaaatttgAGGCGTTTGAGAATGAAAATAAGTTTTATATTAACCCTGGCTctgccacaggggcctattgtgcactggAAAG CAACATCACACCATCTTTTGTTTTGATGGACATTCAAGCATCTACAGTGGTAACGTATGTCTATCAGCTCATTGGAGACGACGTCAAAGTCGAGAGAATCGAGTACAAAAAGTCTTAA